From a region of the Paralichthys olivaceus isolate ysfri-2021 chromosome 4, ASM2471397v2, whole genome shotgun sequence genome:
- the clip1a gene encoding CAP-Gly domain-containing linker protein 1 isoform X5: MSTAKPSGIKGPSKIARPPGPGAPKTNPSAGAKVAADKSAASASGGDAQNAEETFQVGERVWVNGNKPGYIQFLGETQFAPGQWAGIVLDEPIGKNDGSVAGVRYFQCEALRGIFTRPSKLSRTEGEANGTLTEPPSRATSPTPSVGSVASHTPATKSTMPSTTPAAKKPSTTTSATPATPATPATPATPSSNLVRTNSESISNLSETGSVKKGERELKMGDRVLVGGTKAGVVRFLGETDFAKGEWCGVELDEPLGKNDGAVAGTRYFQCQPKYGLFAPVHKVTRIGFPSTTPAKAKTTVRKVVATPSGLKRSPSASSISTMSSVASSVSAKPSRTGLLTETSSRYNRKISGTTALQEALKEKQQHIEQLMAERDMERAEVAKATSHVGEMEQEINLLRDDHEQMETKMDQLRALVEAADKDKVELLNQLEEERRKVEDLQFRVEEACITKGDLEVASVSERSRVMYLERDLSLRTREVADLQLRLGTEQGSEDSTLSPLLEEINSLRDQLAAQEAKQQEELATFKEKQDAQEKVHSKEVAQLQATSVRLSGDNEQLQMRLSQAEKENADNTELWRSKLESAVASHQQTMEELKVSFSKDAGSQTQELIETKSALETLKSEQMLALEEVRAKHEANTTAFTKETQVLKAQLLSLTEDKERLEELARSSVEKAEEQHLVEMEDVLGKLHTAELRVKELEEKEAVLAQQAQDKDRETKDQMAELEALHSKIAQGNQEVVTLKSQLEKVQSQENNQGTKVSELSSQLEGQQKEVLSLQQTLTTVKQKNETLEQELGGLKQKLAESTEEQTKSAKSMQETLEKFSKKEEQCTALTTESESLRSQLAGLERKLKAADEKLEQLSKDKSKLENDISEMMTVSGDSSVQLTKMNEDLIHKERRLEELQNQLVEEKEKVAHLDEKIQQELSRKEQELKESNDAHNSQMKDLQEKNDSLEKTVKQGEMLVEELKASQEKSLSEASELHLKELDLLQSQVEKLKQELSSSKDKTQELNKLVSELQPYKEQAQCLSAELDSCKHDVEQLSKKLEKQNLDLEKVCKESEDVKAERGKLETQLSGLQTKLSALEVTHQELSLRNEELLITRDELSKHQEELLTNNKHSDEERVSLNTELEKLRDLLQQVQTENQNLTHTKGEQIAQIEELQSQNAGKNDLLQKHQQDIEQLQAKKKKLLEDYENVCKERSRLEEDSNESRSKLTCEKDDLILERDAARNAKKSLDAKNAELQEKLKSLNLEKEDLTMKNTQLQALTETLTKEKVEMSSEISASVLDKKSLETVKEELQNKLAVTKKDLESSVRECEELKASKKSLSQMLEEFKTSSQVTDSERLHLLQEKEDLLAIQRKVCNEKEELLREMEELKEKLQTSTEQQSQSNEKYKEASASFEQERQVFRLQNSETEMALHAIRKEKMSLDSALEQQKMDYERLAGEKGELEEKHTKATSEKGVLSLERDKLASDIRLAKDQLDSYSRANAELIQEKSHLSTLLEENKQRKDEVEAELTSLKREKAELQNELQKKISDIDILEKGKSELVQEHNKIKMDFEKTNLEHVQQLDNLTKDGHRLQSLQTEADKKVQSLQKENQGLLQEIQELKAQTESMAEAKQLLETRLQAESSERTKEMSDKDGLSKQIDELQKTLSKVKQENKKISSNLENADEQNKSFIVDMEALKLQLKQREQETSHFTEDKEQLLSKLEEMGKQITLLTTEKEDLLAAQCKLEQDVSSLRANKENWLAEQSRLLEELEKLQVSQTQLEVDVKALQTDKEVLEKQYSNAVAEVSASAAVKEEISSSVSELTSQKNSLLVERDEAIQEVRQLQSQLKNVISKQLEATEASGKTAEALEQLAKEKDSLIQEKNEATSLLVELRSSKKDTETQLETLKKENSKHQEDLKISKDQLQTESQKIKSLYQEIEELKEAVSVKSQSLQTLQDENNKLTQELDTNNKDQSDLAKLKDGHTKLKKQLGELKQSLPYNAFSESTLKEQLDKEKAALQQSIHKNSALISEKDQQVENLRSELTALRGESVSAKTLQGTIQALERDKANLQERVQRLEKDLAAGPENINDSTGDAVLDQLKEDKETADGQIEFLNSVIIDLQRKNVELKDKLEKMAAAALNGNNQSELDNYGGHGQEPMKKKLPPRLFCDICDCFDLHDTEDCPTQMQMPDSPPHTTYHGSKGDERPYCDICEVFGHSTESCNDDQTF; this comes from the exons atgagcacagcTAAGCCCAGTGGAATCAAAGGGCCCAGCAAGATAGCCAGGCCACCTGGGCCTGGAGCCCCCAAAACCAACCCCAGTGCAG GAGCTAAAGTTGCGGCTGACAAATCAGCTGCAAGTGCCAGTGGAGGAGATGCCCAAAATGCTGAGGAGACCTTCCAGGTTGGGGAGCGGGTATGGGTGAACGGGAACAAGCCAGGCTACATTCAGTTTTTGGGAGAGACACAGTTTGCCCCGGGGCAGTGGGCTGGGATTGTTCTGGATGAGCCAATTGGGAAGAATGACGGCTCGGTGGCAGGGGTGCGCTACTTCCAGTGCGAAGCTCTGCGAGGTATATTCACCCGCCCGTCCAAGCTGTCTCGCACAGAGGGGGAGGCTAATGGAACTCTGACCGAACCGCCTTCCCGCGCCACATCACCCACGCCTTCAGTTGGTAGCGTAGCCTCTCATACACCTGCCACAAAATCAACAATGCCCTCTACTACCCCGGCAGCCAAGAAGCCCTCCACCACTACATCAGCGACACCGGCTACTCCAGCCACACCAGCTACGCCAGCTACACCATCTTCCAACCTTGTGCGCACAAACAGTGAATCTATCTCCAACCTCTCAGAGACAGGATCAGTCAAGAAGGGGGAAAGGGAACTGAAGATGGGCGACCGTGTATTG GTTGGTGGTACAAAGGCAGGGGTGGTACGTTTCCTTGGAGAAACTGATTTTGCCAAAGGCGAATGGTGCGGTGTGGAATTGGACGAGCCTTTAGGAAAGAATGACGGGGCAGTGGCAGGCACAAG ATATTTTCAGTGCCAACCCAAGTATGGCTTATTTGCTCCAGTGCACAAAGTCACGCGCATCGGCTTCCCCTCCACCACGCCAGCCAAAGCAAAAACGACAGTTCGGAAAGTAGTGGCCACACCATCAGGGCTGAAGAGAAGCCCCAGTGCCTCCTCCATCAGTACCATGAGCTCTGTGGCGTCCTCTGTCAGCGCCAAGCCTAGCCGCACAGGCCTG CTGACAGAAACATCATCACGGTATAATCGAAAGATTTCTGGCACTACAGCCCTGCAGGAGGCAttgaaggagaagcagcagcataTTGAGCAGCTCATGGCTGAGAGGGACATGGAGAGAGCTGAGGTCGCCAAGGCCACGAGCCATGTTGGGGAGATGGAGCAAGAAATTAATCTGCTCAGGGATGATCACGAGCAG ATGGAGACTAAGATGGATCAGTTACGTGCCTTGGTAGAAgctgcagacaaagacaaagtggaGCTACTGaatcagctggaggaggagcgtAG GAAAGTGGAGGACCTTCAGTTCCGTGTAGAAGAAGCTTGTATTACCAAAGGAGATCTAGAG GTTGCTTCAGTGTCGGAAAGATCCCGTGTAATGTATCTTGAGAGGGACCTTTCACTGCGTACAAGAGAGGTAGCTGACCTGCAGCTGCGTCTGGGAACCGAGCAGGGCTCTGAGGACTCaactctttctcctctcctggaAGAGATAAACTCTCTGAGGGATCAGTTGGCTGCCCAAGAAGCCAAACAGCAAGAGGAGCTGGCTACATTCAAGGAGAAGCAAGATGCTCAAGAGAAGGTCCACAGTAAGGAAGTTGCTCAGCTTCAGGCCACATCTGTGAGGCTCTCTGGTGACAACGAACAGTTGCAAATGCGCTTAAGCCAAGCTGAGAAGGAGAACGCAGACAACACTGAACTGTGGCGTTCCAAGTTGGAGTCTGCTGTTGCCTCTCACCAGCAAACCATGGAGGAGTTGAAGGTGTCCTTCAGCAAAGATGCAGGTTCCCAGACACAAGAGCTCATTGAAACCAAAAGTGCACTAGAGACACTGAAGTCAGAGCAGATGTtggctctggaggaggtgagagCCAAACATGAAGCTAACACTACAGCTTTTACTAAGGAGACGCAGGTACTGAAAGCACAGCTCCTGTCTTTGACCGAAGACAAGGAGCGACTGGAGGAGTTGGCACGGTCCAGCGTTGAAAAAGCAGAGGAGCAGCACCTTGTGGAGATGGAGGATGTCCTTGGAAAGCTTCATACTGCCGAACTTAGGGTTAAGGAGCTTGAGGAGAAAGAAGCAGTGTTGGCACAACAGGCCCAAGACAAGGACAGAGAAACCAAAGACCAGATGGCAGAACTGGAGGCTCTGCACAGCAAAATAGCACAAGGTAACCAGGAGGTGGTGACACTGAAGAGTCAGTTAGAGAAGGTTCAGAGCCAAGAAAACAACCAGGGTACCAAG GTTAGTGAGCTGAGCTCTCAGTTGGAAGGTCAGCAGAAAGAAGTCCTCTCTTTACAGCAGACTCTGACCACTGTGAAGCAGAAGAACGAAACCCTTGAACAAGAACTTGGAGGCTTG AAACAAAAGTTGGCTGAAAGCACAGAGGAGCAGACAAAATCAGCTAAATCTATGCAAG aaaCACTTGAGAAGTTTAGTAAGAAGGAAGAGCAGTGCACAGCCCTGACCACAGAGTCAGAGTCTTTAAGAAGTCAACTTGCCG GGCTGGAGAGGAAGCTGAAGGCTGCAGATGAAAAGCTGGAGCAGCTTTCAAAGGACAAAAGCAAGCTGGAAAATGACATTTCAGAAATGATGACAGTATCTGGGGACAGTTCAGTACAGCTGACCAAAATGAATGAAGACCTCATTCACAAAGAAAG GAGGCTTGAAGAGTTACAGAATCAACTTgtagaggagaaggagaaggtggcACACTTGGATGAAAAAATCCAGCAGGAACTTTCCCGCAAAGAGCAGGAGCTGAAAGAGAGCAACGACGCACATAACTCTCAAATGAaagaccttcaggaaaaaaatgataGCTTG GAGAAGACTGTTAAACAGGGTGAGATGCTGGTAGAGGAGCTGAAGGCCTCTCAAGAGAAATCCCTCTCTGAGGCCTCAGAGCTCCACCTCAAGGAACTTGACTTGCTACAGAGTCAGGTGGAAAAGTTGAAGCAGGAGCTCTCGTCTTCCAAGGACAAAACCCAGGAGCTGAATAAGCTGGTGTCCGAGCTGCAACCATACAAGGAACAGGCTCAG TGCCTTTCTGCTGAGCTTGACTCCTGCAAGCATGATGTTGAACAATTGTCGAAAAAACTGGAAAAGCAGAACCTAGATCTGGAAAAGGTGTGTAAGGAAAGTGAGGATGTTAAGGCTGAGAGAGGAAAACTGGAGACACAGCTTTCAGGATTGCAGACTAAGCTCTCTGCCCTTGAGGTTACTCACCAGGAGCTTTCACTCCGGAATGAAGAACTGCTAATAACCAGAGATGAGCTCTCAAAACATCAAGAAGAGTTACTCACCAACAACAAGCACTCGGATGAGGAACGAGTTTCATTGAACACAGAGTTGGAGAAGCTCAGAGATCTTCTTCAGCAAGTGCAGACTGAAAACCAGAACCTGACGCATACTAAAGGTGAACAAATAGCCCAAATCGAGGAGCTTCAAAGCCAAAATGCAGGAAAGAACGACTTGCTCCAAAAGCATCAGCAGGACATTGAGCAACTTCAGGCTAAAAAGAAGAAACTGCTTGAGGATTATGAAAACGTCTGTAAAGAGAGGAGCCGGCTGGAAGAGGACTCCAATGAAAGCAGGTCAAAGCTCACATGTGAGAAGGACGATCtcattttggagagagatgctGCTAGAAATGCCAAAAAGTCTCTTGATGCTAAGAATGCtgaactgcaggaaaaactcaaATCTTTGAACTTGGAAAAAGAAGATCTTACAATGAAGAATACCCAGTTGCAGGcactcacagaaacactgacaaaaGAGAAGGTGGAGATGTCCTCGGAAATCAGTGCCTCTGTGCTGGATAAAAAGAGCCTGGAGACAGTGAAGGAAGAGCTCCAGAATAAGCTTGCTGTTACAAAGAAAGACCTGGAGAGTTCTGTCCGTGAATGTGAAGAACTGAAGGCCTCAAAAAAGAGCCTGAGCCAGATGCTGGAGGAGTTCAAGACAAGCAGTCAGGTGACCGATTCTGAGAGACTCCACCTTCTGCAGGAGAAAGAAGACCTGCTTGCAATCCAAAGAAAAGTCTGTAATGAGAAGGAAGAGCTCCTCAGAGAGATGGAAGAATTAAAGGAAAAGCTTCAAACTTCAACAGAACAACAGTCTCAGtccaatgaaaaatataaagaagcaTCTGCATCCTTTGAGCAAGAGAGGCAAGTGTTTCGCCTTCAGAATTCTGAAACTGAGATGGCTCTGCATGCAATTCGAAAGGAAAAGATGAGCCTGGATTCAGCACTAGAGCAGCAGAAAATGGATTATGAGCGTTTGGCAGGGGAGaaaggagagctggaggagaaacacACCAAGGCCACATCTGAGAAAGGTGTTCTTTCTCTTGAGCGTGATAAGCTGGCTAGTGATATTCGTTTAGCTAAGGACCAGTTGGACAGTTACTCCAGAGCTAATGCTGAACTTATTCAAGAGAAATCTCATTTATCAACATTGctagaggaaaacaaacagcgaAAAGATGAAGTTGAAGCGGAGCTGACCTCTCTTAAACGAGAAAAGGCTGAACTACAGAATGAACTCCAGAAAAAAATCTCTGATATTGACATTCTTGAGAAGGGCAAAAGTGAACTTGTTCaagaacataataaaataaaaatggattttgAGAAGACCAATTTAGAACATGTGCAACAGCTGGATAACCTGACGAAAGATGGTCATCGTCTGCAGTCGCTGCAAACTGAAGCTGACAAGAAAGTGCAGTCTTTGCAAAAAGAGAACCAGGGGCTGCTTCAGGAGATCCAAGAGTTAAAAGCTCAAACTGAGTCGATGGCAGAGGCAAAGCAGCTTCTTGAGACTCGGCTACAAGCTGAATCCAGTGAACGGACGAAAGAGATGTCCGATAAGGATGGTCTTTCCAAACAAATCGATGAACTCCAGAAAACATTGTCCAAAgttaaacaagaaaataaaaagatttctTCAAACCTTGAGAATGCTGATGAGCAAAACAAGTCTTTTATTGTGGATATGGAGGCTTTGAAACTACAGTTAAAGCAGCGAGAGCAAGAAACCAGTCACTTCACGGAAGATAAGGAACAGTTATTATCTAAGCTTGAGGAGATGGGCAAACAGATTACCCTCTTGACCACAGAGAAAGAGGACCTTTTAGCTGCACAGTGTAAACTAGAGCAGGATGTTTCATCTCTCCGTGCCAACAAAGAAAATTGGCTCGCAGAACAATCAAGGCTGCTCGAAGAGTTGGAGAAGTTGCAGGTTAGCCAGACACAATTGGAGGTTGATGTCAAGGCCCTACAAACTGATAAAGAAGTTTTGGAAAAGCAGTACAGTAATGCCGTCGCAGAGGTTTCAGCTTCTGCCGCAGTAAAAGAAGAAATTTCCTCCAGTGTCTCGGAGTTAACATCTCAGAAGAATTCCCTGCTGGTGGAGAGAGATGAAGCCATCCAGGAAGTCAGACAGCTCCAGTCCCAACTAAAAAATGTCATTTCTAAGCAGCTTGAG GCTACAGAGGCCTCTGGCAAGACTGCTGAGGCTCTCGAACAGCTGGCAAAAGAGAAGGACAGTTTGATTCAGGAGAAGAACGAAGCCACGTCTTTGCTGGTTGAGCTGCGCAGCTCCAAAAAGGACACCGAAACTCAG ctggaaacactgaaaaaggAGAATTCCAAGCACCAAGAGGATCTGAAGATTTCCAAAGATCAGCTTCAGACAGAAAGTCAGAAGATCAAGAGTCTATACCAGGAAAT tGAGGAGCTTAAAGAGGCGGTTTCTGTGAAGTCGCAGTCCCTGCAGACTCTGcaggatgaaaacaacaagcTGACTCAGGAGCTGGATACAAATAACAAAGACCAGAGTGATCTTGCGAAG CTCAAAGATGGGCACACAAAACTCAAAAAGCAGTTGGGGGAGCTGAAGCAAAG CCTGCCATATAATGCCTTCAG TGAGAGCACTTTGAAGGAGCAGTTGGACAAGGAGAAGGCCGCCCTCCAACAGTCCATCCATAAAAACAGTGCCTTAATCTCAGAAAAGGACCAGCAGGTGGAAAACCTGAGGAGCGAG cTGACTGCACTGCGCGGGGAAAGTGTCTCAGCTAAGACACTCCAGGGAACAATTCAAGCCTTGGAGCGGGACAAGGCCAATCTACAGGAGCGTGTTCAGAGACTGGAGAAGGACCTGGCTGCAGGGCCTGAAAACATCAACGACTCGACAG GTGATGCTGTTTTGGACCAGTTAAAGGAGGATAAGGAGACTGCGGACGGTCAG ATTGAGTTCCTGAATTCAGTCATCATCGACCTCCAGAGGAAGAACGTGGAGCTCAAGGACAAGCTGGAGAAAatggcagctgctgctctgaatgGGAATAATCAGAGTGAGCTGGATAACTACGGCGG CCATGGACAGGAACCCATGAAGAAGAAGCTGCCCCCGAGGCTGTTCTGTGACATCTGCGACTGCTTCGACCTCCACGACACTGAGGACTGTCccacacaaatgcagatgccCGACTCGCCCCCACACACCACCTACCACGGCAGTAAGGGCGATGAACGGCCCTACTGTGACATCTGTGAGGTCTTTGGCCACTCGACCGAATCCTGTAACGACGACCAGACCTTTTAA
- the clip1a gene encoding CAP-Gly domain-containing linker protein 1 isoform X11 → MSTAKPSGIKGPSKIARPPGPGAPKTNPSAGAKVAADKSAASASGGDAQNAEETFQVGERVWVNGNKPGYIQFLGETQFAPGQWAGIVLDEPIGKNDGSVAGVRYFQCEALRGIFTRPSKLSRTEGEANGTLTEPPSRATSPTPSVGSVASHTPATKSTMPSTTPAAKKPSTTTSATPATPATPATPATPSSNLVRTNSESISNLSETGSVKKGERELKMGDRVLVGGTKAGVVRFLGETDFAKGEWCGVELDEPLGKNDGAVAGTRYFQCQPKYGLFAPVHKVTRIGFPSTTPAKAKTTVRKVVATPSGLKRSPSASSISTMSSVASSVSAKPSRTGLLTETSSRYNRKISGTTALQEALKEKQQHIEQLMAERDMERAEVAKATSHVGEMEQEINLLRDDHEQMETKMDQLRALVEAADKDKVELLNQLEEERRKVEDLQFRVEEACITKGDLEVASVSERSRVMYLERDLSLRTREVADLQLRLGTEQGSEDSTLSPLLEEINSLRDQLAAQEAKQQEELATFKEKQDAQEKVHSKEVAQLQATSVRLSGDNEQLQMRLSQAEKENADNTELWRSKLESAVASHQQTMEELKVSFSKDAGSQTQELIETKSALETLKSEQMLALEEVRAKHEANTTAFTKETQVLKAQLLSLTEDKERLEELARSSVEKAEEQHLVEMEDVLGKLHTAELRVKELEEKEAVLAQQAQDKDRETKDQMAELEALHSKIAQGNQEVVTLKSQLEKVQSQENNQGTKVSELSSQLEGQQKEVLSLQQTLTTVKQKNETLEQELGGLKQKLAESTEEQTKSAKSMQETLEKFSKKEEQCTALTTESESLRSQLAGLERKLKAADEKLEQLSKDKSKLENDISEMMTVSGDSSVQLTKMNEDLIHKERRLEELQNQLVEEKEKVAHLDEKIQQELSRKEQELKESNDAHNSQMKDLQEKNDSLEKTVKQGEMLVEELKASQEKSLSEASELHLKELDLLQSQVEKLKQELSSSKDKTQELNKLVSELQPYKEQAQATEASGKTAEALEQLAKEKDSLIQEKNEATSLLVELRSSKKDTETQLETLKKENSKHQEDLKISKDQLQTESQKIKSLYQEIEELKEAVSVKSQSLQTLQDENNKLTQELDTNNKDQSDLAKLKDGHTKLKKQLGELKQSESTLKEQLDKEKAALQQSIHKNSALISEKDQQVENLRSELTALRGESVSAKTLQGTIQALERDKANLQERVQRLEKDLAAGPENINDSTGDAVLDQLKEDKETADGQIEFLNSVIIDLQRKNVELKDKLEKMAAAALNGNNQSELDNYGGHGQEPMKKKLPPRLFCDICDCFDLHDTEDCPTQMQMPDSPPHTTYHGSKGDERPYCDICEVFGHSTESCNDDQTF, encoded by the exons atgagcacagcTAAGCCCAGTGGAATCAAAGGGCCCAGCAAGATAGCCAGGCCACCTGGGCCTGGAGCCCCCAAAACCAACCCCAGTGCAG GAGCTAAAGTTGCGGCTGACAAATCAGCTGCAAGTGCCAGTGGAGGAGATGCCCAAAATGCTGAGGAGACCTTCCAGGTTGGGGAGCGGGTATGGGTGAACGGGAACAAGCCAGGCTACATTCAGTTTTTGGGAGAGACACAGTTTGCCCCGGGGCAGTGGGCTGGGATTGTTCTGGATGAGCCAATTGGGAAGAATGACGGCTCGGTGGCAGGGGTGCGCTACTTCCAGTGCGAAGCTCTGCGAGGTATATTCACCCGCCCGTCCAAGCTGTCTCGCACAGAGGGGGAGGCTAATGGAACTCTGACCGAACCGCCTTCCCGCGCCACATCACCCACGCCTTCAGTTGGTAGCGTAGCCTCTCATACACCTGCCACAAAATCAACAATGCCCTCTACTACCCCGGCAGCCAAGAAGCCCTCCACCACTACATCAGCGACACCGGCTACTCCAGCCACACCAGCTACGCCAGCTACACCATCTTCCAACCTTGTGCGCACAAACAGTGAATCTATCTCCAACCTCTCAGAGACAGGATCAGTCAAGAAGGGGGAAAGGGAACTGAAGATGGGCGACCGTGTATTG GTTGGTGGTACAAAGGCAGGGGTGGTACGTTTCCTTGGAGAAACTGATTTTGCCAAAGGCGAATGGTGCGGTGTGGAATTGGACGAGCCTTTAGGAAAGAATGACGGGGCAGTGGCAGGCACAAG ATATTTTCAGTGCCAACCCAAGTATGGCTTATTTGCTCCAGTGCACAAAGTCACGCGCATCGGCTTCCCCTCCACCACGCCAGCCAAAGCAAAAACGACAGTTCGGAAAGTAGTGGCCACACCATCAGGGCTGAAGAGAAGCCCCAGTGCCTCCTCCATCAGTACCATGAGCTCTGTGGCGTCCTCTGTCAGCGCCAAGCCTAGCCGCACAGGCCTG CTGACAGAAACATCATCACGGTATAATCGAAAGATTTCTGGCACTACAGCCCTGCAGGAGGCAttgaaggagaagcagcagcataTTGAGCAGCTCATGGCTGAGAGGGACATGGAGAGAGCTGAGGTCGCCAAGGCCACGAGCCATGTTGGGGAGATGGAGCAAGAAATTAATCTGCTCAGGGATGATCACGAGCAG ATGGAGACTAAGATGGATCAGTTACGTGCCTTGGTAGAAgctgcagacaaagacaaagtggaGCTACTGaatcagctggaggaggagcgtAG GAAAGTGGAGGACCTTCAGTTCCGTGTAGAAGAAGCTTGTATTACCAAAGGAGATCTAGAG GTTGCTTCAGTGTCGGAAAGATCCCGTGTAATGTATCTTGAGAGGGACCTTTCACTGCGTACAAGAGAGGTAGCTGACCTGCAGCTGCGTCTGGGAACCGAGCAGGGCTCTGAGGACTCaactctttctcctctcctggaAGAGATAAACTCTCTGAGGGATCAGTTGGCTGCCCAAGAAGCCAAACAGCAAGAGGAGCTGGCTACATTCAAGGAGAAGCAAGATGCTCAAGAGAAGGTCCACAGTAAGGAAGTTGCTCAGCTTCAGGCCACATCTGTGAGGCTCTCTGGTGACAACGAACAGTTGCAAATGCGCTTAAGCCAAGCTGAGAAGGAGAACGCAGACAACACTGAACTGTGGCGTTCCAAGTTGGAGTCTGCTGTTGCCTCTCACCAGCAAACCATGGAGGAGTTGAAGGTGTCCTTCAGCAAAGATGCAGGTTCCCAGACACAAGAGCTCATTGAAACCAAAAGTGCACTAGAGACACTGAAGTCAGAGCAGATGTtggctctggaggaggtgagagCCAAACATGAAGCTAACACTACAGCTTTTACTAAGGAGACGCAGGTACTGAAAGCACAGCTCCTGTCTTTGACCGAAGACAAGGAGCGACTGGAGGAGTTGGCACGGTCCAGCGTTGAAAAAGCAGAGGAGCAGCACCTTGTGGAGATGGAGGATGTCCTTGGAAAGCTTCATACTGCCGAACTTAGGGTTAAGGAGCTTGAGGAGAAAGAAGCAGTGTTGGCACAACAGGCCCAAGACAAGGACAGAGAAACCAAAGACCAGATGGCAGAACTGGAGGCTCTGCACAGCAAAATAGCACAAGGTAACCAGGAGGTGGTGACACTGAAGAGTCAGTTAGAGAAGGTTCAGAGCCAAGAAAACAACCAGGGTACCAAG GTTAGTGAGCTGAGCTCTCAGTTGGAAGGTCAGCAGAAAGAAGTCCTCTCTTTACAGCAGACTCTGACCACTGTGAAGCAGAAGAACGAAACCCTTGAACAAGAACTTGGAGGCTTG AAACAAAAGTTGGCTGAAAGCACAGAGGAGCAGACAAAATCAGCTAAATCTATGCAAG aaaCACTTGAGAAGTTTAGTAAGAAGGAAGAGCAGTGCACAGCCCTGACCACAGAGTCAGAGTCTTTAAGAAGTCAACTTGCCG GGCTGGAGAGGAAGCTGAAGGCTGCAGATGAAAAGCTGGAGCAGCTTTCAAAGGACAAAAGCAAGCTGGAAAATGACATTTCAGAAATGATGACAGTATCTGGGGACAGTTCAGTACAGCTGACCAAAATGAATGAAGACCTCATTCACAAAGAAAG GAGGCTTGAAGAGTTACAGAATCAACTTgtagaggagaaggagaaggtggcACACTTGGATGAAAAAATCCAGCAGGAACTTTCCCGCAAAGAGCAGGAGCTGAAAGAGAGCAACGACGCACATAACTCTCAAATGAaagaccttcaggaaaaaaatgataGCTTG GAGAAGACTGTTAAACAGGGTGAGATGCTGGTAGAGGAGCTGAAGGCCTCTCAAGAGAAATCCCTCTCTGAGGCCTCAGAGCTCCACCTCAAGGAACTTGACTTGCTACAGAGTCAGGTGGAAAAGTTGAAGCAGGAGCTCTCGTCTTCCAAGGACAAAACCCAGGAGCTGAATAAGCTGGTGTCCGAGCTGCAACCATACAAGGAACAGGCTCAG GCTACAGAGGCCTCTGGCAAGACTGCTGAGGCTCTCGAACAGCTGGCAAAAGAGAAGGACAGTTTGATTCAGGAGAAGAACGAAGCCACGTCTTTGCTGGTTGAGCTGCGCAGCTCCAAAAAGGACACCGAAACTCAG ctggaaacactgaaaaaggAGAATTCCAAGCACCAAGAGGATCTGAAGATTTCCAAAGATCAGCTTCAGACAGAAAGTCAGAAGATCAAGAGTCTATACCAGGAAAT tGAGGAGCTTAAAGAGGCGGTTTCTGTGAAGTCGCAGTCCCTGCAGACTCTGcaggatgaaaacaacaagcTGACTCAGGAGCTGGATACAAATAACAAAGACCAGAGTGATCTTGCGAAG CTCAAAGATGGGCACACAAAACTCAAAAAGCAGTTGGGGGAGCTGAAGCAAAG TGAGAGCACTTTGAAGGAGCAGTTGGACAAGGAGAAGGCCGCCCTCCAACAGTCCATCCATAAAAACAGTGCCTTAATCTCAGAAAAGGACCAGCAGGTGGAAAACCTGAGGAGCGAG cTGACTGCACTGCGCGGGGAAAGTGTCTCAGCTAAGACACTCCAGGGAACAATTCAAGCCTTGGAGCGGGACAAGGCCAATCTACAGGAGCGTGTTCAGAGACTGGAGAAGGACCTGGCTGCAGGGCCTGAAAACATCAACGACTCGACAG GTGATGCTGTTTTGGACCAGTTAAAGGAGGATAAGGAGACTGCGGACGGTCAG ATTGAGTTCCTGAATTCAGTCATCATCGACCTCCAGAGGAAGAACGTGGAGCTCAAGGACAAGCTGGAGAAAatggcagctgctgctctgaatgGGAATAATCAGAGTGAGCTGGATAACTACGGCGG CCATGGACAGGAACCCATGAAGAAGAAGCTGCCCCCGAGGCTGTTCTGTGACATCTGCGACTGCTTCGACCTCCACGACACTGAGGACTGTCccacacaaatgcagatgccCGACTCGCCCCCACACACCACCTACCACGGCAGTAAGGGCGATGAACGGCCCTACTGTGACATCTGTGAGGTCTTTGGCCACTCGACCGAATCCTGTAACGACGACCAGACCTTTTAA